From a region of the Desulfomonile tiedjei genome:
- a CDS encoding radical SAM protein, whose amino-acid sequence MLREAIDQQMLTPQEQTFLCDHSYVPEHIADYVEAISGEEPFLHEDHLCFFRAGHLIFVGYPFNEATDKAPEAYESACRRFRPFTAAIIAPRLWVGATELNGLVEDTYYRLELPLKPLTADLAYMIRRARRELSVLEGTFGEDHDRLVRSFLAERDLGPGHREIFGKIPQYLNHSSTARVLEARKGDRLVAFNVVDLGSADYCFYLFNFRSLEFNVPGASDLLFYEMAHLAEAEGKKAMNLGLGISPGVRRFKEKWGSVQFLPYTSAFVRRRAKGLFSLVMDIDKGMSFPRTGQQIGPGIMANSMKSGSPSTKLPVTALEGRGRLLSSLATFWHTFVSGLTGPSRSESLTARDTGKRRWRLVQVESTLACNLRCIMCPWKEFRENARDRGTMSEEVWEAIKPHLKDARSVDFTGGGEPLLQPRLAEWIADARSAGCETGVLTNGLLLNQAMAKKLFNAGLNWICVSVDGATKEEYERIRKGSSFEKVCENLASVAKLRTNEIPMVMINFVMMSENLHQLEDIVRLASQLGVDQVNFKQCEVIRGDYGKGHGLFGPKQTGEIKRLQKALARARSLAKKLHVQTTALSLTPTERPVCEQDPTDSLFIRHDGTVAPCISLANGGPTTFLGRDVIMPSVRYGSLPDNDLFDMWKTESCALFRETFQERIRAYEETFLAGLTRGARLTPERLLEEALKKMPKAPEGCTICHYLYGI is encoded by the coding sequence GTGCTTAGAGAGGCGATTGATCAGCAGATGCTGACCCCTCAGGAACAGACTTTTTTGTGCGATCATTCGTATGTGCCGGAACATATTGCGGATTATGTGGAAGCGATTTCCGGAGAGGAGCCGTTTCTCCACGAAGATCACCTGTGCTTCTTCCGGGCGGGGCATTTGATTTTTGTGGGATATCCGTTCAATGAAGCGACCGACAAGGCCCCGGAAGCCTACGAATCGGCCTGTCGGCGGTTCCGCCCGTTTACCGCCGCGATCATCGCTCCGAGGTTATGGGTTGGTGCGACTGAATTGAATGGGCTTGTTGAGGACACGTACTACAGACTGGAGCTGCCCCTGAAGCCACTGACGGCCGACCTGGCTTACATGATTAGGAGGGCCCGCCGGGAGCTTTCAGTCCTCGAAGGGACTTTCGGAGAGGACCATGACAGGCTGGTCCGCTCATTCCTTGCCGAACGAGACCTTGGCCCGGGCCACCGAGAGATCTTCGGTAAGATACCCCAGTATCTGAACCATTCCTCGACCGCGCGTGTCCTGGAAGCGAGGAAAGGGGACCGCCTGGTCGCGTTTAACGTTGTTGATCTTGGCTCGGCTGATTATTGTTTTTATCTGTTCAATTTCCGTTCACTCGAATTCAACGTGCCGGGTGCGTCCGACCTGCTGTTCTATGAGATGGCTCACCTGGCCGAGGCCGAAGGGAAAAAGGCCATGAACCTCGGACTGGGCATTAGTCCCGGTGTCAGGCGGTTCAAGGAGAAATGGGGCTCTGTGCAGTTTCTGCCGTATACGTCTGCCTTTGTGAGAAGAAGGGCCAAAGGGCTATTCAGTTTGGTGATGGATATTGATAAGGGAATGTCGTTTCCCCGCACAGGCCAACAAATCGGACCCGGTATTATGGCAAACTCCATGAAGTCAGGGTCTCCTTCAACGAAGCTCCCAGTGACCGCGTTGGAAGGCCGAGGCAGACTGCTTTCTTCCTTGGCGACTTTTTGGCACACCTTTGTAAGCGGTCTCACCGGACCATCGAGGAGCGAGAGTCTAACCGCTCGGGACACCGGGAAGAGGCGTTGGCGTCTAGTGCAGGTCGAATCGACCCTGGCATGCAATCTCCGGTGCATCATGTGCCCCTGGAAAGAGTTCAGAGAGAACGCCCGAGATCGCGGCACCATGAGCGAAGAGGTCTGGGAGGCAATTAAGCCGCACCTCAAGGACGCTCGATCCGTTGACTTTACCGGTGGTGGAGAGCCGCTGCTCCAGCCCAGACTGGCTGAATGGATTGCGGATGCAAGATCCGCGGGATGCGAAACCGGAGTTCTGACAAACGGCCTGTTGCTGAACCAGGCAATGGCAAAAAAGCTGTTCAATGCAGGCTTGAACTGGATCTGCGTGTCTGTTGACGGAGCAACAAAGGAGGAATACGAAAGAATTCGGAAAGGGTCCAGCTTTGAGAAAGTTTGCGAAAACTTGGCAAGCGTTGCCAAACTGAGAACCAATGAAATTCCCATGGTGATGATCAATTTTGTGATGATGTCGGAAAACCTCCATCAACTGGAAGACATAGTGAGGTTGGCCTCCCAATTGGGAGTGGACCAGGTGAATTTCAAGCAATGCGAAGTAATACGGGGTGACTACGGGAAGGGTCACGGATTGTTCGGACCCAAGCAAACCGGAGAAATCAAGAGACTTCAAAAGGCCCTTGCGAGAGCGCGCAGCCTGGCAAAGAAGCTGCACGTTCAAACAACCGCTTTGTCCTTGACTCCCACTGAACGGCCGGTTTGCGAACAGGACCCCACGGATTCGCTGTTCATCCGCCATGACGGGACAGTGGCTCCTTGCATAAGCTTGGCCAACGGCGGTCCGACGACGTTTCTGGGGCGGGATGTGATCATGCCGTCCGTGCGGTACGGTAGTCTGCCGGACAACGATCTCTTCGATATGTGGAAAACTGAATCCTGCGCGCTCTTCAGGGAAACGTTCCAAGAGCGAATCCGGGCCTATGAAGAGACTTTTCTCGCGGGGCTCACAAGGGGTGCCCGCTTGACGCCCGAGAGACTCCTCGAAGAGGCTCTCAAGAAAATGCCCAAAGCGCCGGAAGGGTGCACCATCTGCCACTATCTCTACGGCATATAA
- a CDS encoding type III pantothenate kinase produces MLLAIDVGNTNTVIGVYEGDTRVGIWRIRTLEDVTADEYRMILHDLAAIENMPRFRIDGAIISCVVPPLIGALDDLCRNYLKVTPLFVGPGIKMGMPIRYDNPREVGADRIVNAVAAYERWRCDLIAVDFGTATTFDYINKAGEYEGGAIAPGVKIAAEALFHEASKLFRVELVAPQRVIAKDTATAIQSGIVFGYASLVDGILTRMFEELGARPKVVATGGLAKTICAQTRLVDHIDEDLTMEGLRIIYYRNNPPQKG; encoded by the coding sequence ATGCTCCTTGCCATTGATGTCGGAAACACCAACACCGTCATAGGGGTCTACGAGGGTGATACACGAGTCGGTATCTGGAGGATTCGTACTCTCGAAGACGTCACCGCGGACGAGTACAGAATGATCCTGCACGACCTTGCTGCGATAGAGAACATGCCGCGTTTTCGTATAGACGGGGCCATAATTTCGTGCGTGGTTCCACCTCTAATTGGGGCCCTCGACGATCTATGCAGGAATTACCTCAAGGTAACTCCTTTATTTGTCGGACCAGGTATCAAGATGGGAATGCCCATCAGGTACGACAACCCCAGGGAGGTCGGCGCGGACAGAATCGTCAATGCCGTGGCTGCGTACGAAAGGTGGCGATGCGATTTGATAGCCGTGGATTTCGGAACGGCTACCACCTTTGATTACATAAATAAGGCCGGCGAGTATGAAGGAGGAGCGATCGCGCCCGGGGTGAAGATCGCCGCAGAAGCCTTGTTCCACGAAGCTTCCAAGCTTTTTAGGGTGGAATTGGTCGCGCCACAGAGGGTCATTGCCAAAGACACTGCTACGGCCATACAATCGGGCATCGTATTCGGTTATGCTTCATTGGTGGACGGCATTCTTACGCGCATGTTCGAGGAACTAGGCGCCAGGCCGAAGGTGGTGGCTACGGGTGGACTCGCGAAGACCATCTGTGCCCAGACGCGACTGGTGGATCACATCGATGAAGACTTGACCATGGAAGGACTTCGTATCATTTACTACAGAAACAACCCTCCCCAAAAAGGCTGA
- a CDS encoding formate--tetrahydrofolate ligase yields the protein MALDPTKMADWQIAEEAEKTMKTVYQLGEELGLTKEELLPHGHYVAKVDFSKVLKRLAGKPDGKYIDVTAITPTPLGEGKSTSSMGLVEGLGKRGKNVVAAIRQPSGGPTMNIKGSAAGGGLAQCIPLTPFSLGLTGDINAIMNAHNLAMVALTARMQHEFNYDDEEWAKRGQPRLDIDPRNVEFGWIMDFCAQALRNIIIGIGGKMDGFMMRSSFGIAVSSEIMAILAVSTDLKDMRERMGRIVVAYNKKGQPVTTGDLEVDGAMTAWMVEALNPNLLQSIEGQPVFVHAGPFANIAIGQSSIIADRVGLKLGDYHVTESGFGADIGFEKFWNLKCRFSGLKPNCAVIVATIRALKCHGGAPVPRPGLPMPKEYEGENVPWVEAGCANLVKHIETVKKAGINPVVCINSFYTDSKNEIAVVKRLSEAAGARAAVSAHWLKGGDGALEFADAVVDACEEKNEFKLLYDLSLPLRQRIELIAKEVYGADGVSYTAEAEAKAKKMEADPELAKLGTCMVKTHLSLSHDPNIKGVPKGWILPIRDILTYKGAGFMVPVAGAISLMPGTGSNPAFRRVDVDVETGKVKGVF from the coding sequence ATGGCTCTTGACCCCACAAAGATGGCTGATTGGCAGATTGCCGAAGAAGCCGAAAAAACAATGAAAACCGTCTATCAGCTCGGAGAGGAGTTGGGACTGACCAAGGAAGAACTTCTCCCGCATGGGCACTATGTGGCAAAAGTTGACTTCTCGAAGGTTCTCAAGCGCCTTGCCGGCAAACCAGACGGTAAATACATTGACGTAACCGCCATTACCCCCACGCCTCTGGGCGAGGGCAAGTCCACCAGCAGCATGGGGTTGGTGGAAGGCCTGGGCAAACGAGGCAAGAACGTCGTGGCGGCCATTAGGCAGCCCTCCGGCGGTCCCACCATGAACATTAAGGGCTCAGCGGCCGGAGGCGGCTTGGCGCAGTGCATACCTTTGACGCCGTTTTCTCTGGGGCTCACCGGCGACATTAACGCCATCATGAACGCTCATAACCTGGCTATGGTTGCGCTCACCGCCCGCATGCAGCACGAATTCAATTACGATGACGAAGAATGGGCCAAGAGAGGCCAGCCAAGGCTGGACATTGATCCCCGCAACGTGGAATTCGGCTGGATCATGGATTTTTGCGCCCAGGCCCTTCGCAACATAATTATCGGTATTGGCGGGAAAATGGATGGATTCATGATGCGATCCTCGTTCGGGATCGCCGTGTCCTCCGAGATCATGGCCATCTTGGCTGTTTCTACGGATCTCAAGGACATGCGCGAGAGAATGGGACGCATCGTGGTGGCGTACAACAAGAAAGGCCAGCCGGTAACCACCGGAGACCTGGAAGTTGACGGCGCGATGACCGCTTGGATGGTGGAAGCCCTGAACCCGAACCTGCTGCAGAGCATCGAAGGCCAACCGGTCTTCGTACATGCCGGTCCTTTTGCCAACATCGCAATCGGGCAGTCCTCCATCATCGCGGACAGAGTGGGTCTCAAGCTGGGAGATTACCACGTGACAGAATCGGGGTTCGGTGCGGACATCGGCTTTGAGAAATTCTGGAACCTCAAGTGCCGTTTCTCAGGGTTGAAGCCCAACTGCGCCGTCATAGTAGCCACCATTCGCGCCCTGAAATGCCACGGAGGCGCTCCTGTTCCTCGGCCGGGCCTTCCGATGCCGAAGGAATATGAGGGCGAGAACGTGCCATGGGTGGAAGCAGGTTGTGCGAACCTGGTTAAGCATATTGAGACGGTCAAGAAAGCCGGCATTAACCCGGTTGTTTGCATCAACTCTTTCTACACGGACTCCAAGAATGAGATCGCTGTGGTGAAACGCCTTTCCGAAGCTGCCGGCGCCCGGGCCGCTGTGTCCGCACACTGGCTGAAGGGTGGCGACGGCGCGCTGGAATTTGCAGACGCAGTGGTAGACGCGTGCGAAGAAAAGAACGAGTTCAAACTCCTTTACGACCTGAGCCTGCCGCTCCGCCAGAGGATCGAGCTGATTGCCAAAGAGGTCTACGGTGCAGACGGAGTCAGCTACACCGCGGAGGCGGAAGCCAAGGCCAAAAAGATGGAAGCGGATCCGGAGCTGGCCAAGCTGGGGACCTGCATGGTTAAGACGCATCTCAGCCTTTCTCACGATCCGAACATAAAGGGCGTGCCGAAGGGGTGGATTCTTCCTATTCGAGACATCCTAACTTACAAAGGCGCCGGTTTTATGGTGCCCGTTGCCGGTGCCATTTCCCTGATGCCGGGAACAGGGTCCAACCCCGCATTCAGGCGTGTGGACGTAGACGTGGAAACAGGGAAGGTGAAGGGCGTGTTCTAA